One genomic region from Caldalkalibacillus thermarum encodes:
- a CDS encoding YifB family Mg chelatase-like AAA ATPase, which produces MYVKLYGAHLSGIEGQIVEVEVDIAPGLPQFDIVGLPGTALKESKERVRSAIRNSGYQFPTKRITVNLAPAHVRKEGSFFDLAMALAILIADGQVSVPKKVSNQFSRLLFIGELALDGTTRKSEGIYPLLLAAKQEGFSYVFLPVANAAEAQSLEGIRPILIKSLKQLVQICLRPESWGKPDEKSPDHKGEKAAGCSRVIRMSEKRDNNDREQPKAHTELFEDIVGQEHVKRACEIAAAGFHHMMMVGPPGSGKTMLARRLISILPPLTEEEWTEMAKVHSVAGIWDSDTYRRNVRLFRAPHHTITVAGMLGGGNPVKPGEISLAHHGVLFLDEFLEFKRSVIEALREPLEMRHVTITRQHHRYIFPSSFLLVIALNPCPCSPDLWKTHSLSGHLLYLYVYRVFLLYAQQYP; this is translated from the coding sequence ATGTATGTCAAGTTGTATGGAGCCCATTTGTCAGGTATTGAGGGACAAATTGTAGAAGTTGAGGTAGACATTGCCCCCGGATTGCCCCAGTTTGACATTGTCGGTCTGCCGGGAACAGCCCTGAAAGAATCTAAGGAAAGGGTTCGATCCGCCATCCGTAACAGCGGCTACCAGTTTCCAACCAAGCGGATCACGGTCAATCTGGCACCGGCCCATGTGCGCAAAGAAGGTTCTTTTTTTGACCTGGCTATGGCCTTGGCCATCTTGATTGCTGACGGACAAGTGAGCGTGCCCAAAAAAGTGAGCAACCAATTTTCACGGCTGCTATTTATAGGTGAACTAGCCCTGGATGGTACCACAAGAAAAAGCGAGGGCATTTATCCGTTGTTGTTAGCGGCCAAACAAGAAGGCTTCAGTTATGTTTTTTTACCTGTGGCCAATGCAGCTGAAGCCCAGTCGTTGGAGGGGATACGCCCTATCTTGATCAAGAGTCTGAAGCAATTGGTACAAATTTGCTTGAGGCCTGAAAGTTGGGGTAAACCCGATGAAAAGTCCCCTGATCATAAGGGAGAAAAGGCCGCTGGCTGCTCCCGGGTCATAAGAATGAGCGAAAAGCGGGATAACAATGATAGGGAGCAACCCAAAGCTCATACGGAATTGTTTGAGGACATTGTAGGACAAGAGCATGTTAAACGTGCCTGTGAAATTGCCGCGGCAGGTTTCCACCATATGATGATGGTGGGGCCTCCGGGAAGCGGAAAAACGATGCTGGCCCGACGCTTGATTTCTATTTTGCCTCCGCTGACAGAGGAAGAGTGGACGGAGATGGCCAAAGTGCACAGTGTGGCTGGTATATGGGACAGCGACACATACCGGAGGAACGTCCGTTTGTTTAGAGCCCCCCATCACACCATCACAGTGGCAGGTATGCTAGGCGGGGGTAATCCTGTTAAACCTGGAGAGATTAGTCTCGCTCACCACGGTGTGCTGTTTCTGGATGAGTTTTTGGAATTTAAACGTTCGGTCATTGAGGCTTTGCGCGAGCCATTGGAAATGCGCCATGTGACCATCACGCGCCAGCATCATAGGTATATTTTTCCATCTTCTTTCCTGCTAGTGATTGCTCTTAATCCATGTCCGTGTAGTCCTGACCTATGGAAAACACATAGTTTATCTGGACATTTGCTTTATCTCTATGTTTACCGGGTGTTTTTATTGTATGCACAACAATATCCTTGA